A section of the Paenibacillus aurantius genome encodes:
- a CDS encoding helix-turn-helix transcriptional regulator yields the protein MLRFRMTANQGLLRIFFALLLVAIIMFTSNYMVFRNSISGIYNEVKENNQLVVKNIIRSFDESFKDVNDIIFSINVLPYRAIDGSGNLDMHSVYMLQKQIGTVISANNYIEDVVLFYKGADLAITSTGTIDLSELIGQKYNNRTYSAAYWKSTALNKHPQKIYPADYYSARNGPSRKLLVVLSNNQVADQNIMVFMDADKLLRQANQEAMMEGTSLLVLDEERNAVLNTEDSWDLVQLLNDMNRGVGPDGTVQRKDYEYTFYRSDFNGFLYINKAPYQFANLQSVASANRTIMGIAIGIAILLSILLSRYLYKPVSQIVKLVGGRERGTADFGTILAGVGRLQKENERLKEQLELDRADMRRDAFLQALDGVPLSRTKELRTQQSFSEFFQEKGFVLASFQLRPEPGGEGPLDSVEELSEAIQAGLGSRLTTRVFVFHASRLSFLALIGVKRSTEREETVRQIRSFLERAEEGAWQGFSATAAVSRFYESKIGNCPAAYRDLLDCRLYRQADSRDAVTDYGAIRFTWKAHFPLDEIEKAANTLAGGNVADCQVAVDAVLTENVRRHVHHHQLDAVARTLFYCLLRPLEMSDADGEDILALESAFLRKLEVSLSVEEIREALFEAVEIIAAKGASSRKTKLNPAAIAHHLKSSYRENLHLDAMAEAYGTTPKYFSNYFKKTFGVNFVDYLNRVRLSHAKELLKTTDKSVSEIGELTGYLNSSTFTNTFKKYYGLSPSDYRRNEAADQSANRRRKL from the coding sequence ATGCTTAGATTCCGTATGACTGCGAACCAAGGCCTGCTGCGCATCTTCTTCGCTCTGCTGCTGGTGGCCATCATCATGTTTACGTCGAACTATATGGTGTTCCGCAACTCCATCTCGGGCATCTATAACGAGGTCAAAGAGAACAACCAGCTCGTCGTAAAGAACATCATCCGCTCGTTTGATGAAAGCTTCAAGGATGTTAACGACATCATCTTCTCCATCAACGTGCTGCCTTATCGCGCCATCGACGGCTCGGGAAACCTGGACATGCACAGCGTGTATATGCTTCAGAAGCAGATCGGGACGGTCATCTCCGCCAATAACTACATCGAGGATGTGGTGCTGTTCTACAAAGGGGCGGATTTGGCCATAACGTCCACGGGAACCATCGATCTTAGTGAGCTGATCGGACAGAAGTACAACAACCGGACCTACTCGGCGGCGTACTGGAAATCCACGGCATTGAACAAGCATCCGCAGAAAATTTACCCGGCCGATTATTATTCGGCACGGAACGGGCCATCCCGCAAGCTGCTTGTAGTGCTCAGCAACAATCAAGTGGCCGACCAGAACATTATGGTTTTCATGGATGCGGATAAGCTTCTCCGGCAGGCCAATCAGGAAGCCATGATGGAGGGGACCTCGCTTCTCGTGCTGGACGAAGAGCGGAATGCGGTGCTCAACACGGAGGACAGCTGGGATCTGGTTCAGCTTCTGAATGACATGAACAGGGGAGTCGGCCCCGACGGAACGGTTCAGCGTAAAGATTACGAATACACCTTCTACCGCTCTGACTTCAACGGGTTCCTTTACATCAACAAGGCCCCGTACCAGTTCGCCAATCTGCAGTCGGTCGCTTCGGCGAACCGGACGATTATGGGAATTGCCATCGGAATCGCTATTCTGCTGTCCATCCTGCTCAGCCGGTATCTGTATAAGCCGGTTTCCCAAATCGTCAAGCTGGTAGGCGGCCGGGAAAGGGGGACAGCCGATTTTGGGACGATTCTGGCCGGCGTCGGCCGTCTGCAGAAGGAGAACGAACGGCTGAAGGAACAGCTCGAGCTCGACCGGGCGGACATGCGGCGGGACGCCTTCCTGCAGGCGCTCGACGGAGTGCCGCTGTCACGGACGAAGGAGCTGAGAACGCAGCAGTCCTTCTCCGAGTTCTTCCAGGAGAAGGGCTTCGTGCTGGCGTCCTTCCAGCTGCGTCCCGAGCCCGGGGGGGAAGGTCCTCTGGATTCGGTGGAAGAGCTCTCCGAAGCAATCCAAGCCGGGCTCGGAAGCCGGCTGACGACCCGGGTGTTCGTGTTTCATGCATCCCGGTTGTCCTTCCTTGCCCTGATCGGGGTCAAGCGTTCCACGGAACGGGAAGAGACCGTCCGGCAGATCCGCTCCTTCCTGGAGCGGGCCGAGGAGGGGGCTTGGCAGGGCTTCTCAGCTACGGCGGCGGTCAGCCGGTTCTACGAATCGAAGATCGGGAACTGCCCGGCCGCTTACCGTGATCTGTTGGACTGCCGGCTCTACCGGCAGGCGGATTCCCGGGATGCCGTCACCGATTACGGGGCCATCCGCTTTACCTGGAAAGCCCATTTTCCCCTCGATGAAATCGAGAAGGCGGCGAATACGCTTGCCGGGGGCAATGTGGCGGACTGCCAGGTCGCGGTGGATGCCGTCCTAACGGAGAACGTCCGGCGGCATGTTCACCATCACCAGCTGGATGCGGTGGCGCGAACCTTGTTCTACTGCCTGCTGCGCCCGCTCGAGATGAGCGATGCCGACGGGGAGGACATTCTTGCTCTGGAGTCGGCTTTTCTTCGGAAACTCGAGGTCTCTTTAAGCGTCGAGGAAATCCGGGAGGCGCTGTTTGAGGCGGTAGAGATTATTGCGGCCAAGGGAGCCTCCAGCCGGAAAACGAAGCTGAATCCGGCGGCCATTGCGCATCATCTCAAGAGCAGCTACCGGGAGAACCTTCACCTCGATGCGATGGCCGAGGCTTATGGAACGACGCCAAAATATTTCTCTAATTATTTCAAGAAGACGTTCGGCGTCAATTTCGTGGATTACCTGAACCGGGTACGGCTCTCCCATGCGAAAGAGCTCCTGAAGACGACCGACAAGAGCGTCTCGGAGATCGGGGAGCTGACCGGGTATTTGAATTCCTCAACCTTCACCAATACGTTCAAAAAATATTACGGATTATCGCCAAGTGATTACCGCCGAAACGAAGCGGCAGACCAATCGGCTAACCGGAGGAGAAAATTATGA
- a CDS encoding carbohydrate ABC transporter permease has product MVSIRATRSRYTLLDWVLVLILGLVGVVTLYPVIYIVAISFSDTAYIVQNKVFLWPKGFTLEAYQKIFNDPKIPRAYLNTIIYTTLGTGINLLMTAVAAYPLSRPNFFGRKYFMIAIVLTMFLNGGIIPTYLIVQKLHMIDSIWAIVIPNAIWTMELLILKSFYENMSGSLRESALIDGASEYRILFSIILPLSKPALASIGLFYFMGHWNSFFIPMIYLNDTKLYPLQVVLRDMLFFDSTQQNSLVDQSAITPQAMKNATIFVSMVPVLLVYPFAQKYFAKGIMLGSEKG; this is encoded by the coding sequence ATGGTAAGCATTAGGGCCACACGATCGCGTTATACGCTTCTCGACTGGGTGCTTGTGCTCATCCTCGGTCTGGTAGGCGTGGTCACCCTCTATCCGGTCATCTATATCGTAGCCATCTCCTTCAGCGATACGGCTTATATCGTGCAGAACAAGGTCTTCCTGTGGCCGAAGGGCTTCACCCTGGAAGCCTACCAGAAGATTTTCAACGATCCCAAAATTCCGCGGGCGTACCTGAATACCATCATTTATACCACGCTCGGCACGGGGATTAACCTGCTCATGACGGCAGTTGCGGCTTATCCGCTGTCGCGTCCGAACTTTTTTGGCCGCAAGTACTTTATGATTGCGATTGTCCTGACGATGTTCCTGAACGGCGGAATTATTCCGACTTATCTCATCGTGCAGAAGCTGCACATGATCGACTCGATCTGGGCCATCGTTATCCCGAACGCCATCTGGACGATGGAGCTTCTTATTCTGAAAAGCTTCTATGAGAACATGTCCGGCTCCCTGCGGGAATCGGCCTTGATTGACGGGGCGTCCGAATACCGGATTCTCTTCAGCATCATCCTGCCGCTTTCGAAGCCGGCGCTTGCTTCCATCGGCTTGTTCTATTTCATGGGCCACTGGAACAGCTTCTTTATTCCTATGATCTACTTGAATGACACGAAGCTTTATCCGCTGCAGGTCGTGCTTAGGGATATGCTGTTCTTCGATTCGACCCAGCAGAACAGCCTGGTCGACCAGTCGGCCATAACCCCTCAGGCGATGAAGAACGCGACTATTTTCGTGTCCATGGTTCCGGTTCTGCTCGTTTACCCGTTTGCCCAGAAATATTTTGCAAAAGGAATCATGCTCGGCTCCGAGAAGGGATAA
- a CDS encoding ABC transporter permease, which yields MQLTQAELTRQKNPSRLSSVWRHIKQDRQLLILFLPCIVFFILFRYGPIYGLIIAFKDYNVYQGILDSPWVGLEHFRRFFDSPDFWILFRNTLQLGLFTLLWAFPFPILFAVMLNEVRFIRFKKWVQTFSYLPSFLSVVIVSSMIIDFLSPTHGLINELLKAFGFTPTYFLAAPEWFRTIYISTDIWQHMGYDAIIYLAAIAAIDPSLYEAAKVDGASRFHMMRYITIPSIMPTIVIMFILKSGAMFRIGYEKVLLLYSPMTYEVADVFSTYVYRKGLLETNYSYASAVGLFESMIALVMLLLTNFVSKRAGGKGLW from the coding sequence ATGCAGTTGACACAAGCGGAGCTGACGAGGCAGAAGAACCCGTCCCGCCTTTCGTCAGTTTGGCGCCATATTAAACAAGACCGTCAGCTTCTTATCCTTTTTCTTCCCTGTATCGTGTTCTTTATCCTTTTCCGGTACGGCCCGATCTACGGCTTGATCATCGCGTTCAAGGATTACAATGTATATCAGGGAATTCTGGACAGCCCGTGGGTCGGTCTGGAGCATTTCCGTCGGTTTTTTGACAGCCCGGATTTCTGGATTCTCTTCCGGAACACCTTGCAGCTCGGCCTTTTTACGCTCCTGTGGGCGTTTCCGTTTCCGATTCTGTTCGCCGTTATGCTTAACGAAGTCCGGTTTATCCGGTTCAAGAAATGGGTTCAGACGTTCAGTTACCTGCCCTCGTTTCTTTCCGTAGTTATCGTCAGCAGTATGATTATCGACTTCCTGTCGCCGACGCACGGCTTAATTAACGAGCTGTTGAAAGCATTCGGGTTCACCCCGACCTATTTCCTGGCGGCACCGGAATGGTTCCGGACCATCTACATTTCCACCGACATCTGGCAGCATATGGGCTACGATGCGATCATCTACCTGGCGGCCATCGCCGCGATTGATCCTTCGCTCTATGAAGCGGCCAAGGTGGACGGAGCGAGCCGGTTTCATATGATGCGCTACATTACCATTCCGAGCATCATGCCGACCATTGTCATTATGTTCATCCTGAAGAGCGGTGCCATGTTCCGGATCGGCTATGAGAAGGTTCTCCTTCTGTACAGCCCGATGACCTATGAGGTGGCCGACGTCTTCTCCACATATGTGTACCGCAAAGGGCTGTTGGAAACAAACTACAGCTATGCTTCAGCCGTCGGGCTGTTCGAGTCCATGATCGCCCTGGTCATGCTGCTCCTAACGAATTTTGTCAGCAAACGCGCAGGGGGGAAAGGATTATGGTAA
- a CDS encoding extracellular solute-binding protein: protein MVTKKRMSVVLTLSAMATVFAGCGGGKDSASGQSPSPAASAPAATSNYGDTGGVKLPIVDKPTTLTWMLVSDKNPNLADSMVIKEIEKRTGIKLEIQAYSSQTYKDKLKVVVASGKLPDIFHGQTQTEINKMGAQGALTPINEYLKDLPNFKKLYVDDKENNWVMKSWSDDKNNMYTWPIYGLNRDVNHGFLYRKDIFDKVGIKEWTNTDEFYNALKKLKEAYPQSYPYASKTKENIFRDWAYGWGVGGNDFPAYYDEKDKTWKSAYTAAEFKAELDFMKKLYNEGLMDPEFLTDTDASWTAKMTTNNKSFVTFDWIGRLDSFANQVKSQNPEYNLRYGNPVGPTGHVRSLPKISNFGIVVPNGKNKEIALKLLDYLTSPSGSSLVTMGIEGETYKMENGKPVYPELKDVPLVDIAALEKQYGMWLEGMYLRPNKQSVYFNFTEKEKEAQDKINNGKKYEPLDPVLKFNDDESKTIADIRTSLDKAANEFAAKYIMKKEFGDAQWTEWTQNAEKLGAKKMVDAYNSAQKRFDEGK from the coding sequence ATGGTAACGAAAAAGAGAATGTCCGTGGTGCTAACCTTGTCGGCCATGGCAACCGTATTTGCGGGATGCGGAGGCGGTAAGGATAGTGCCTCAGGACAGAGCCCATCCCCGGCGGCAAGTGCGCCGGCAGCAACGTCGAATTATGGGGACACGGGAGGAGTCAAGCTTCCGATCGTTGACAAGCCCACCACTCTTACTTGGATGCTCGTTAGCGATAAAAATCCGAACCTGGCGGATTCCATGGTCATCAAGGAAATCGAGAAACGCACCGGAATCAAGCTGGAGATTCAAGCGTATTCCTCTCAAACCTATAAAGACAAGCTGAAGGTCGTTGTGGCTTCCGGCAAGCTTCCGGATATTTTCCATGGGCAAACCCAGACCGAAATTAACAAGATGGGTGCGCAAGGAGCCCTGACCCCGATCAACGAATACTTGAAAGACCTTCCTAACTTCAAAAAGCTATATGTAGATGATAAAGAAAACAACTGGGTCATGAAATCGTGGTCCGATGACAAGAACAACATGTACACCTGGCCGATCTACGGGCTGAACCGTGACGTGAACCACGGCTTCCTGTACCGCAAGGATATCTTCGATAAAGTGGGCATTAAAGAATGGACGAACACGGATGAGTTCTACAATGCCCTTAAGAAGCTGAAGGAAGCTTACCCGCAGTCTTATCCGTACGCCTCCAAGACCAAGGAAAACATTTTCCGTGACTGGGCTTACGGCTGGGGCGTGGGCGGGAATGATTTCCCTGCTTACTATGACGAGAAGGACAAGACGTGGAAGAGCGCTTATACGGCGGCTGAATTCAAGGCTGAGCTTGACTTCATGAAGAAGCTGTACAACGAGGGGCTGATGGATCCGGAGTTCCTGACCGATACCGACGCTTCCTGGACGGCCAAAATGACGACCAACAACAAGTCGTTCGTAACCTTCGACTGGATCGGGCGCCTGGATTCGTTTGCGAACCAAGTCAAGTCCCAGAATCCGGAGTACAACCTTCGCTACGGCAACCCGGTAGGACCGACCGGCCATGTCCGCAGCCTGCCTAAGATCAGCAACTTCGGTATCGTCGTGCCGAACGGCAAGAACAAGGAAATCGCCCTGAAGCTGCTCGACTACTTGACGAGCCCGTCGGGTTCCTCGCTGGTTACGATGGGAATCGAGGGCGAAACCTACAAGATGGAGAACGGCAAGCCGGTTTATCCTGAGCTGAAGGACGTTCCGCTCGTAGACATCGCGGCGCTGGAGAAGCAGTACGGCATGTGGCTCGAAGGCATGTATCTCCGTCCTAACAAGCAGAGCGTCTACTTCAACTTTACGGAGAAAGAAAAAGAAGCTCAAGACAAGATCAACAACGGCAAGAAATATGAGCCACTGGATCCGGTCCTTAAGTTCAACGACGATGAGTCGAAGACGATCGCCGACATCCGCACTTCCCTTGACAAAGCGGCTAACGAGTTTGCCGCTAAGTACATCATGAAGAAAGAATTCGGCGACGCTCAATGGACCGAGTGGACGCAGAACGCCGAGAAACTGGGCGCTAAGAAGATGGTGGATGCGTACAACTCCGCCCAGAAGCGCTTTGACGAAGGCAAGTAA
- a CDS encoding DUF4179 domain-containing protein has protein sequence MSRANLDARLEHLLEDKPKELPDAVRSRIELTLARLPDRRPAWRPWRPWAFATAAAAVTALAVLGSAFVSPAAAAQLRHMPGAASVFRLAGDFGLKAADEKGLVTTVNQHADDQGIELQISEALYDGTRLSIGYLQTASGQPGELESIRYAIDGKPVSFAGSQSGSRMDEHTYAGVINLTPEAELPKQFEVTMTVSRIGGKEGKWAFTFPVRRMTSTNTVVMPMKTQSSGDLTLTVRKIVFTPSSTELDVQIKQPKSFDRFINYDLVDDQGVVFERRSGGGGGRTEGDFEIADFKQLFGPAQKIPQSVTVRPVIEGGLEASVPLKETRVPMESAPDEEHPLVLSQGETGQLKITRVEFLKDKTLVHYQTEGSQPFLQSTQLWIEDETGRKYLLLDRRTETVDPGRHMFLREFPPFRPDQKLTFVTRELPEPNYAEGLEMTIPIQK, from the coding sequence ATGAGCCGTGCTAATCTGGATGCCCGCTTGGAACACCTGCTGGAGGACAAGCCGAAGGAGCTGCCGGACGCGGTTCGTTCCCGGATCGAGCTTACCCTTGCCCGTCTGCCGGACCGCCGGCCAGCCTGGCGTCCTTGGCGGCCGTGGGCTTTCGCTACGGCCGCCGCAGCTGTAACGGCTCTCGCGGTTCTCGGCTCGGCCTTCGTCTCTCCTGCGGCCGCCGCCCAGCTCCGCCACATGCCCGGCGCAGCGTCCGTGTTTCGGCTAGCCGGGGACTTCGGGCTCAAAGCTGCGGACGAGAAGGGGCTGGTGACCACGGTGAACCAGCACGCCGACGACCAGGGAATCGAGCTGCAGATCTCCGAAGCCCTGTACGACGGGACCCGGCTGTCCATTGGGTACCTTCAGACGGCTTCGGGCCAGCCCGGGGAGCTGGAAAGCATACGGTATGCCATTGACGGCAAGCCCGTGTCTTTTGCAGGCAGCCAATCCGGGAGCCGAATGGACGAGCATACGTATGCCGGGGTCATCAACCTAACCCCGGAGGCGGAGCTGCCGAAGCAATTTGAAGTGACCATGACCGTCTCCCGAATAGGAGGGAAGGAAGGAAAATGGGCCTTTACCTTCCCGGTCCGCAGGATGACCTCCACGAACACAGTCGTGATGCCCATGAAAACCCAATCTTCCGGAGACCTGACGCTGACCGTTCGGAAAATCGTCTTCACGCCGAGCTCCACCGAGTTGGATGTTCAAATCAAGCAGCCGAAGTCGTTCGACCGCTTTATCAACTACGATTTGGTGGATGACCAAGGAGTGGTGTTCGAGCGGCGAAGCGGAGGAGGCGGAGGACGAACCGAAGGAGATTTTGAAATCGCGGATTTCAAGCAGCTTTTCGGCCCTGCTCAGAAGATCCCTCAATCCGTAACCGTCCGTCCCGTCATCGAAGGCGGCCTCGAAGCCTCGGTTCCTCTAAAAGAAACCCGGGTCCCTATGGAGTCCGCCCCGGATGAGGAGCATCCCCTTGTTCTATCCCAAGGGGAGACGGGACAGCTCAAGATTACCCGAGTGGAGTTTCTGAAGGACAAAACGCTTGTCCATTACCAGACCGAAGGCAGCCAGCCCTTCCTTCAGTCAACCCAGTTGTGGATTGAGGACGAGACGGGACGCAAGTATCTGCTGCTCGACAGACGGACCGAGACGGTCGACCCCGGCCGCCATATGTTCCTTAGGGAATTTCCTCCGTTCCGTCCGGACCAGAAGCTGACCTTTGTCACCCGGGAGCTGCCCGAGCCGAACTATGCCGAGGGGCTGGAGATGACCATTCCGATTCAAAAGTAA
- a CDS encoding RNA polymerase sigma factor, with translation MSPSLSDIKLARRGDKEAFARLIRTLELSLYGVARSMLRRDEDCADAIQETILKAWNALPSLKEPAYFKTWLCRILINECRRLMRRDSRTVAVDEIPAEAFSTDAYENIDLRKAVDRLEETLRLVVTLHYYEDMPLKEIAELLEAPEGTIKSRLHRARQLLAEWLEGPEERKMTYEPC, from the coding sequence TTGTCACCGTCGCTATCCGATATCAAGCTTGCCCGCCGAGGGGACAAGGAGGCGTTTGCCCGCCTGATCCGGACCCTGGAGCTCAGTCTCTATGGCGTAGCCCGGTCGATGCTTCGCCGGGACGAGGACTGCGCCGATGCCATTCAGGAAACGATCCTGAAGGCGTGGAACGCCCTGCCCTCGCTGAAAGAGCCCGCCTATTTCAAAACCTGGCTGTGCCGGATCCTGATCAACGAATGCCGGCGGCTGATGCGCCGGGACAGCCGCACCGTGGCGGTTGATGAGATTCCCGCCGAGGCCTTCTCAACGGACGCTTATGAGAACATAGACCTGCGAAAAGCCGTGGACCGGCTGGAGGAAACCCTGAGGCTCGTGGTGACGCTTCATTATTATGAGGACATGCCGCTTAAAGAGATTGCGGAATTGCTCGAAGCCCCCGAAGGCACGATAAAATCCCGTCTTCATCGGGCGCGTCAGCTGCTGGCCGAATGGCTGGAAGGACCGGAGGAAAGGAAGATGACCTATGAGCCGTGCTAA
- a CDS encoding EamA family transporter yields the protein MGNALWLVYALLAAVTGALVALFGKMGLQGVDSNVATAVRSVIMAVFLLGVIAVQGKLSLIPVITGNRRALCFIALSGVAGALSWLFYFLALRLGKVGQVAPVDRLSVVFAIVLAYFFLGEKISLQGGMGVGLMVVGAILVALA from the coding sequence ATGGGAAATGCGCTTTGGCTGGTTTATGCCCTTCTGGCGGCGGTGACGGGGGCCTTGGTCGCCCTTTTCGGCAAAATGGGCCTGCAGGGCGTCGATTCCAATGTGGCCACCGCGGTACGGAGCGTGATCATGGCGGTCTTCCTGCTGGGAGTCATTGCGGTGCAGGGCAAGCTGAGCCTGATCCCGGTCATCACCGGCAATCGCAGAGCTCTCTGCTTCATCGCTTTAAGCGGAGTGGCGGGTGCGTTATCCTGGCTGTTCTATTTTCTTGCTCTCCGCTTGGGAAAGGTGGGTCAAGTGGCCCCGGTTGACCGGCTGAGCGTCGTGTTCGCGATCGTCCTCGCTTACTTTTTTCTGGGCGAGAAGATCAGTCTGCAGGGCGGGATGGGCGTGGGCCTTATGGTGGTGGGTGCGATCCTCGTTGCCTTGGCTTGA
- a CDS encoding sensor histidine kinase: MPVPDRPASYPSSQGKLYLLMLLAVPLAGELKFFPFPLDFRVSLGTSVFLFFLLWLDRFSPLLCGLGAGAAVMLFRMVEDGIAARTAGLVPGASVSFWDSLVGHYPAFSFYLTYAGVAAILGLSRYRYRPAVVGGIAVAAETAANLVELAFRTIPRDFPITPLDFGEIVLLAVIRSFFALGFYTIVLLRQSEQEAELQRRQKERMLLLVSDLYQDAFHLKKTLTAAERITRDGYDLYRRLNQTDNGTESAKSLAPRLLRLAGEVHDIKKDNQRIYAGLSRLITREGSGDYLPLKELGEILLQANRNYAALLGKTVTFTFHAPDSLPVHAYTVLSLLNNLVANAVEALEGKGEGHIRAEAFREGDRLILRVEDNGPGIPERSREVVFEPGFTTKYDSAGEASTGIGLSYVRQTVQELGGSVRLEAGSGPGERPGTVFRLELPLERISPEEEPHALLHRG; the protein is encoded by the coding sequence TTGCCTGTACCGGACCGGCCGGCTTCTTACCCGTCCTCCCAAGGAAAGCTCTACCTGCTTATGCTGCTTGCCGTACCGCTGGCCGGCGAGCTGAAATTCTTCCCTTTCCCGCTGGACTTCCGGGTCAGCCTCGGCACCTCGGTCTTTCTCTTCTTCCTGCTTTGGCTCGACCGCTTCTCCCCGCTGCTCTGCGGACTGGGGGCCGGGGCGGCAGTGATGCTCTTTCGCATGGTGGAGGATGGGATCGCAGCCCGAACCGCGGGACTCGTCCCCGGAGCCTCGGTGAGCTTCTGGGATTCTCTTGTTGGCCATTATCCGGCCTTCTCGTTCTACCTGACTTATGCCGGCGTCGCCGCAATACTCGGCCTTTCGCGCTATCGTTATCGTCCGGCCGTGGTCGGAGGCATTGCCGTGGCGGCCGAAACCGCCGCCAATCTCGTCGAGCTCGCTTTCCGCACCATCCCGCGGGATTTCCCGATCACTCCTCTCGACTTCGGGGAAATCGTGCTGCTCGCCGTCATCCGGAGCTTCTTCGCGCTCGGCTTCTATACGATCGTCCTGCTCCGCCAATCCGAGCAGGAAGCGGAGCTTCAGCGCCGGCAGAAGGAGCGGATGCTCCTGCTCGTGTCGGACCTGTACCAGGATGCCTTTCATCTTAAGAAAACGTTAACCGCCGCGGAAAGGATCACCCGGGACGGATATGACCTGTACCGCCGGCTGAACCAGACGGACAACGGGACAGAATCCGCCAAAAGCCTGGCGCCCCGCCTGCTTCGGCTGGCCGGTGAGGTGCACGACATCAAGAAGGACAACCAGCGCATCTATGCCGGACTGTCCCGGCTCATCACCCGGGAAGGCTCGGGAGATTATCTCCCGCTGAAGGAGTTGGGGGAGATTCTCCTCCAAGCGAACCGCAATTACGCCGCTCTCCTGGGCAAAACGGTAACGTTCACCTTCCACGCTCCGGACAGCCTGCCGGTCCATGCGTACACGGTGCTGTCTCTGCTGAACAACCTGGTCGCCAATGCCGTGGAGGCCCTCGAAGGAAAAGGGGAAGGGCACATCCGGGCCGAGGCCTTTCGCGAAGGCGACCGGCTGATCCTTCGTGTGGAGGACAACGGTCCCGGGATTCCGGAGCGAAGCCGGGAGGTCGTCTTCGAGCCGGGCTTTACGACCAAGTACGATTCCGCCGGCGAGGCTTCCACCGGCATCGGCCTGTCCTATGTCAGGCAGACGGTCCAAGAGCTGGGCGGTTCGGTGCGGCTCGAAGCCGGCTCCGGCCCCGGCGAGCGCCCGGGAACAGTATTCCGCCTGGAACTGCCGCTGGAACGAATTTCACCCGAGGAGGAACCCCATGCGCTTCTACATCGTGGATGA
- a CDS encoding DNA-binding domain-containing protein produces MRFYIVDDDPAVRHMLAELIEDEELGTVAGKAADGSAVEADMLALKKADVLLIDLLMPGRDGIETVRSLGGAYTGKIIMLSQVESKDMIAEAYSLGLDYYITKPINRVEVVSVIRKVAERLQLERSIHAIRRSLSGLPGNGPGYADSASAGGSAGPAGRSGPPAADRLLAAGRAHLAELGLIGEAGSADLLDMLRAAAELDRETSFGRDFPALKDIFERAAVTRLGPEAEPAAVQKEVKAAEQRVRRALQQALAHLASLGLTDFGSPVFEAYAAKYFDFTEVRKKMLELEQEAPPSSPKLNIKKFLQVLYYESKPSSP; encoded by the coding sequence ATGCGCTTCTACATCGTGGATGACGATCCGGCCGTCCGGCATATGCTGGCCGAGCTGATCGAGGACGAGGAGCTCGGTACCGTAGCCGGCAAGGCCGCGGACGGATCGGCGGTCGAGGCGGACATGCTCGCCCTCAAGAAGGCCGACGTGCTTCTCATCGACCTGCTCATGCCGGGAAGGGACGGGATCGAAACCGTCCGCTCCCTTGGCGGAGCCTACACGGGCAAAATCATTATGCTCTCGCAGGTCGAATCCAAGGACATGATCGCCGAAGCTTATTCCCTCGGCCTTGACTACTACATCACGAAGCCGATCAACCGGGTCGAGGTCGTCTCCGTGATCCGCAAGGTCGCCGAGCGGCTTCAGCTCGAGCGCTCGATCCACGCGATCCGCCGGTCGCTCTCCGGGCTGCCCGGGAACGGGCCGGGCTACGCGGACAGCGCGTCGGCTGGCGGATCGGCCGGCCCCGCCGGACGGTCCGGCCCGCCCGCGGCGGACCGCCTGCTCGCGGCCGGGCGCGCGCATCTCGCGGAGCTCGGCCTTATCGGCGAAGCCGGCAGCGCCGACCTGCTGGACATGCTCCGGGCGGCGGCGGAGCTCGACCGCGAGACGTCCTTCGGCCGGGACTTCCCGGCGCTGAAGGACATCTTCGAGCGGGCGGCCGTGACCCGGCTCGGACCGGAGGCGGAGCCCGCCGCGGTCCAGAAGGAGGTCAAGGCCGCGGAGCAGCGCGTCCGCCGGGCACTGCAGCAGGCGCTGGCGCATCTCGCCTCGCTCGGCCTGACGGACTTCGGAAGTCCCGTTTTCGAGGCGTACGCCGCGAAATATTTTGACTTCACGGAAGTCCGGAAGAAGATGCTCGAGCTCGAGCAGGAGGCGCCGCCCTCTTCCCCGAAGCTGAACATCAAAAAGTTTCTGCAGGTGCTGTATTACGAGAGCAAGCCCTCTTCTCCTTAA